One segment of Candidatus Binatus sp. DNA contains the following:
- a CDS encoding 16S rRNA (uracil(1498)-N(3))-methyltransferase, with protein MDSLPPRFSILSPPDARDVAIVEGAELHHMRDVMRLHAGDEVALLDRDGREHLGVIDRYDRSQAFVRITASRSPLATRLILAAAIIKGPRMDLVVEKAAELGASELWPTVCAHGLVKSPGVERLARWRRLALAAAKQSLTPRPMEVRTPIAFADLIRSVPADTLAIICERGCEPLGEVIRRLAPRAILIATGPEGDFDPGERAAAHAAGFVAAGLGSNRLRSETAAIAALSIAANAIDLAAR; from the coding sequence ATGGATAGTTTGCCGCCGCGTTTTTCGATTCTCTCGCCGCCCGACGCGCGCGACGTGGCGATCGTCGAAGGCGCGGAACTGCATCACATGCGCGACGTGATGCGCCTTCACGCCGGCGACGAAGTCGCGCTGCTCGATCGCGACGGACGCGAGCACTTGGGCGTAATCGATCGCTACGATCGCTCGCAGGCGTTCGTCCGCATCACGGCGTCGAGGTCGCCGCTCGCGACCCGCTTGATCCTCGCCGCCGCGATTATCAAGGGTCCGCGGATGGACCTCGTCGTCGAGAAGGCCGCCGAACTCGGCGCGAGCGAGCTATGGCCCACCGTCTGCGCGCACGGACTCGTGAAATCGCCCGGCGTCGAGCGGCTCGCCCGATGGCGCCGGCTGGCGCTCGCTGCGGCCAAGCAGAGTCTCACGCCGCGTCCGATGGAAGTCCGCACGCCGATCGCGTTCGCCGACTTGATTCGCAGCGTGCCAGCAGACACCCTCGCGATAATTTGCGAGCGCGGATGCGAGCCGCTCGGCGAGGTGATTCGTCGCCTCGCGCCGCGTGCGATACTGATCGCGACTGGGCCGGAAGGCGATTTCGATCCCGGCGAGCGCGCGGCGGCGCACGCGGCCGGATTCGTTGCGGCAGGACTCGGGTCGAATCGGCTCCGCAGCGAGACCGCCGCGATCGCGGCGCTGAGTATCGCGGCGAATGCGATCGATCTCGCGGCGCGCTGA
- the gshB gene encoding glutathione synthase, which produces MAYKFAFVMDPLEKVLVDKDTTFVFMLEALGRGHQIYFLGLRDLYARGPQAFAHARRCEVTRANPHFRFLDDGGDYPLEHFDAVFMRKDPPADAPYLYATMLLSLADIRRTFVLNKPSGLREANEKLYALNFPDAIPPTLVTYEVPILKKFLSEQGGEMIVKPLDGHGGAGVFLVGQKDRNLGAILESVTQYETQPIMAQRYIPEIRNGDKRLIVLNGEPLGCMLRVPREDEHRGNIHVGGTCVKAPVTERDRAICRMLKPRLERDGLYFVGLDIIGDYLTEVNVTSPTGVQEIDRLDHANLEATVIDFVESRVATLMR; this is translated from the coding sequence GTGGCGTACAAATTCGCGTTCGTGATGGATCCGCTGGAAAAAGTCCTGGTCGACAAGGACACCACTTTCGTCTTCATGCTCGAGGCGCTCGGCCGCGGCCATCAGATTTATTTTCTCGGGCTGCGCGATTTGTACGCGCGCGGACCGCAGGCGTTCGCACACGCCCGCCGATGCGAAGTGACGCGCGCGAATCCGCATTTTCGTTTCCTCGACGACGGCGGCGATTATCCGCTCGAGCATTTCGACGCGGTTTTCATGCGCAAGGATCCGCCCGCCGACGCGCCGTATCTGTACGCCACGATGCTGCTCAGCCTCGCCGACATCCGCCGCACCTTTGTCTTGAACAAGCCCTCCGGTCTCCGCGAGGCGAACGAAAAACTCTACGCACTAAATTTCCCCGACGCGATTCCGCCGACGCTCGTCACCTACGAAGTGCCGATTCTGAAAAAGTTCCTGAGCGAGCAAGGCGGCGAGATGATCGTCAAGCCGCTCGACGGACACGGCGGCGCGGGCGTGTTCCTCGTCGGCCAAAAGGACCGCAACCTCGGCGCGATTCTCGAATCGGTCACGCAATACGAAACGCAGCCGATCATGGCGCAGCGCTACATCCCGGAAATCCGCAACGGCGACAAGCGCCTCATCGTGCTCAACGGCGAGCCGCTCGGATGCATGCTGCGCGTGCCGCGCGAAGACGAGCATCGCGGCAATATCCACGTCGGCGGCACCTGCGTGAAGGCGCCGGTGACCGAGCGCGATCGCGCGATCTGCCGGATGCTCAAGCCGCGCCTCGAACGCGACGGGCTGTACTTCGTCGGCCTCGACATCATCGGCGATTACCTGACCGAGGTGAACGTGACGAGCCCGACCGGCGTCCAAGAGATCGATCGCCTCGACCACGCCAATCTCGAAGCGACGGTGATCGATTTCGTCGAATCCCGGGTCGCCACCCTGATGCGCTGA